A window of Exiguobacterium sp. FSL W8-0210 genomic DNA:
GAGTCCAGGTCCACCCTGGGCTCTTTTTTTATTGCAATGAAACGATCCAGTGGAAGAAACGATAAAGGAGTGAACGCGATATGGCAAAACGCTTAGTCATCGCGACAGCGGCGATGGGAATCGAAGCGCTCGTCGCAAAAGAAGTCCGTGCGTTAGGATATGAATGTACGGTCGAGGACGGAAAGGTCTACATCGATTGTGAGATGGAGGACATTCCCCGTTTGAACATGTGGCTTCGGACAGCGGACCGGATCAAACTCGTCGTCGCTGAGTTCCGCGCGACGACATTCGAAAAATTGTTCGATCAAGTCAAGGCACTGCCGTGGCACGAATTGATGCCATGGGATGCGAACTTCATCGTCAACGGTCGTTCGGTCAAGTCGAAGCTGTTCTCGATCCGTGACTGTCAGAAGATCACCGAGAAAGCGATCGTCTCGCACATGCAAGAACAGTACAACAAAGGAACGGAATGGTTACCAAAGACAGGCGCGAGCTATCCGATCGAAGTTGCTTTGTTAAAAGACATCGCGACATTAACGATCGATACGTCTGGCGACGCGTTACACAAACGTGGCTACCGTGAGTTCCACTCGGCCGCTCCACTCAAAGAGACGATGGCAGCAGCGATGCTGATGCTGACGAACTGGAAGCCGGACATGCCGCTCTACGACGTCTTCACTGGTTCAGGTACACTGGCGATCGAAGCGGCGATGATCGGGCGTAATATCGCACCAGGGATCAACCGGGAGTTCGTCTCACAGGAATGGAAATGCATTCCGAAGAAGGCGTGGTTCGATGCGATCAACGAAGCAAACGACAAAGCCGAATGGGACAAACCACTGAAGATTTACGCAAGTGATGTCGACCCAGAGATGGTCAAGCTCGCGAAAACAAACGCAGAACTCGCAGACGTCCGCGATGCGATCAACGTCATGCAACGCGACGCAGCAGACTTCAAACCGAAGGAAGACTTCGGTGTCATCATCGGGAACCCACCTTACGGGGAACGTCTCGAGGACGCACGTGAAGTCCATCAGCTATATCGCAAGATTGGAACGGCGTATAAAGAATTCCCATACTACAGTGTCTACATGATCACGTCGTATGTCGAGTTCGAAAAAGCGTACGGTCGTCCAGCGACGAAGCGCCGGAAGCTGTACAACGGGAATATTGAAGTTCAGTTTTATCAGTATTATGGTTTGCGTCGGAAACGTCCGCAGGCTTAAGCGATTTGTGAGAGGTGAGTGGGCGTCAGTTCCCACTGACTTCTCACTTTTTTATTTTTTCGCAAAAATATCATGAGCCGCTCGGTTGCGCGGTTTTTTTTGAGGTCTAATAATGCCTGGAACTGATTGATAGGATCATGTTGTGAATTGCTCTTAATAAATATGTTCTTTTTAAATCTAAAAGAAAAGGAATCTGAGTGCCCTTAACTGTACTAAGTTCAAGATGCTTCTTCATCGGCGTATTTCATCAAAAACGTACTGTAGGCGGAAATATCAGCTTGAACGAGTTGTTTCATCGTACTGAAATTCTTTTTGATTTCTTGTGATAGTTGAATAGCGTCAGAATAATCTTGTTTGTCGACGCTATAAAACTGCGTCTGAAGTTGTTCGTAAATCCGGTTCATCTCATCCTGGTTAGCAGCTAACCGTTGCGTAGTAGCCGTCACGTCATCGGGTGCGCTCATTTTTTGAAGCGTGGCGAGTTCTGCACTGATAGGAGATCGATCATTTCTTTGAGTGAGAACAGCAATGAAGAAACTGGAGCAGTCACCTTATTGCCGTTTGTTCCGACCATTTGATTCAGCTCATCAATTTTGAAGGAGAGCTGGTCGTACATTTGTGAAACGTTGTAGATACTGGATAAAATTGTAGCTGTATAGTAAGCTATTTCCGTTTGAGAATTAGTATTACTCTCTTTCGTTACCGGCTCCGCGAAGATCGGTTCTTCTTTTTCAATCGACTCTGGTTTTTGACTACATCATTCGTCGCGTCCGGGTGCATGTCGTAACGGGACTCATCCATGTTTTCGAAATTGATCGGCGCATTGATCTTGTCGCTCAAGCTCTTCTTGAGGCTACGGAAAATACCGAGATGGATCCAGTAACCGTCTGCCTTCTGGAAATAGCGCTCCCGATTGACTAAGACCATGTCCGAGAAGTTATCGAGATTCATCTGGTCAAGTGTCTGTCGAGTGTAATACGATTTCAGGACCGGTTCGAGTTCTTCGTTGCCATTGTCGTCTGTCACGACCGTAGATCGTTCAAAGGCGAATAAATCGAAGTTCTTGTTCTTATAGAGGTCCTCCAATAAACGAATCGAATCCAAAGTATAACTTTCGGCCATCGTGTTCTCGCTTCAAAATGCAGAATCTTTATACTGAACAATCAACGTTTTGTCTTTCACCTTCGCACGGTGATCATCTGCTATGATGCCCTCGCGCTCATCAAACGCATGAACCCGATGACGAGATACGAGCTCTAGAATGGATCAAGACTTTAGTTTTCTTAACGATTATTATTTCGCCGTACTTGTTCACCACGAACACTTTTACTTTGAAGAAAGAGAAGTCTTCATAGGGCAATCGCAATAGATGACTCTTCTTCAAACAGCTCATGGTCAACACATACTATTTTCGTACATAATGCGCGCCAGTTCTTTATATTGCCGCGTTAATAAACTGCGAGTTGTTTTTCATCGAATCGTAATCATGATGACAGGGGCCGGCCTAAGAAAGTTGAATTGAGCGTATGCAAATTTGTTCTCGAAAAAATCCTCTTTTTTCAAATATACTTTCCCCTAAAAGGAATCAAAAGAAAGAACAAGAAAAGTTATGTTTAACCAACTTTCTTGCTCTTTCTTTTATGTAAGTTCCCACTATAGTCAGAATACATGAACTAGATTAAGAACTACTAAAAACGATATTATTTTAAATTTTTTTGTATAAATAGTAATGCGTGAACCCCTTTGGGAAATCTTTTAATTCTCCAAAAACCTCGAATCCTAATTTCTTATAAAAAACAGGCGCTTGAAAGCTGAAGGTATCCAATCTTAACAACCGGCATTG
This region includes:
- a CDS encoding THUMP domain-containing class I SAM-dependent RNA methyltransferase, translating into MAKRLVIATAAMGIEALVAKEVRALGYECTVEDGKVYIDCEMEDIPRLNMWLRTADRIKLVVAEFRATTFEKLFDQVKALPWHELMPWDANFIVNGRSVKSKLFSIRDCQKITEKAIVSHMQEQYNKGTEWLPKTGASYPIEVALLKDIATLTIDTSGDALHKRGYREFHSAAPLKETMAAAMLMLTNWKPDMPLYDVFTGSGTLAIEAAMIGRNIAPGINREFVSQEWKCIPKKAWFDAINEANDKAEWDKPLKIYASDVDPEMVKLAKTNAELADVRDAINVMQRDAADFKPKEDFGVIIGNPPYGERLEDAREVHQLYRKIGTAYKEFPYYSVYMITSYVEFEKAYGRPATKRRKLYNGNIEVQFYQYYGLRRKRPQA